From one Solea solea chromosome 15, fSolSol10.1, whole genome shotgun sequence genomic stretch:
- the ciao2b gene encoding cytosolic iron-sulfur assembly component 2B has protein sequence MSGGTRLENANPVIFQRSGERLLTASDEDEDVHDPIDDREIFDLIRAINDPEHPLSLEELNVVEQVRVKVNDAENSVGVEFTPTIPHCSMATLIGLSIKVKLLRSLPARFKIDVHITPGTHASEEAVNKQLADKERVAAALENSSLLEVVNQCLTNRSI, from the exons ATGTCTGGAGGGACTCGTCTGGAGAACGCAAACCCTGTTATTTTCCAGCGGTCTGGAGAGAGACTGTTGACGGCGTCAGATGAGGATGAAGACGTCCATGATCCGATCGACGACAGAGAAATATTCGAT CTGATCAGAGCCATCAACGACCCAGAGCATCCTCTGTCTCTGGAAGAACTCAATGTGGTGGAGCAAGTCAGAGTCAAG GTGAATGATGCAGAGAATTCAGTGGGTGTTGAGTTCACACCCACAATCCCTCACTGCAGCATGGCAACACTCATCGGTCTGTCAATCAAAGTCAAGCTCCTACGCTCCCTTCCAGCCAGGTTCAAA ATTGATGTTCACATCACTCCTGGGACTCATGCGTCAGAGGAAGCag TGAACAAACAGCTggcagacaaagagagagtggCTGCAGCTCTGGAGAACTCCTCGCTGCTTGAGGTGGTCAACCAGTGTCTGACCAACAGGAGCATCTGA